The DNA segment TAGATTAGAATCTAAGTCGATTTAAAATAAATGGAAATGCTAGTTGCAAATATTGTTCAACCTCCTCCATCCCCATTACCGATGCAAGTAAGCATCACAACATTTCTAGAATCATTTTCACAATTGTGCACTTGCCTTTTATCGAAGGCAGTGGGGTCGGAGGCATCATGTTCGAACCAAGCTTTTACAAGCTCTCTGTCTTTCCTCCGCATTATATCAGAGAGGAAATCCGTTAGAATCTTCTCATATCCTGGCATCTTCGCAAACCCAGGAAAGTAATTGATATCAACTATGAGATAACGGTTCTGGTTTCTCGAATCCCGCATCATATCAAAATTGAAGAGGTTAAGCTTCAACGCATGTCTCAATCCTTTGGCTATATCGGTGACGAAACTCGAAGGCGGCATCTCGGTGTCGTCCAATTGCATCATCTGGTAGTATTTTTCATCAACTCTCTCATGGTTCGTTAAGTTCGACACCTGAGAGAACGACTGCAAACCCTCGACACTTTCCAATTTCTCCTCAGAAATGTCTGGAAGTGATTTTCTCTTGACGCATTTCACATGCTCTCCAGCCACATAAACCTTGAAAATAACCCCGCCGTGGTTGACAAACTGTTGCAAGATAATAGGAGGCTTAAGCTTGTTCAAGCCATCGTGATTAAACACGAGAGCCATTTTATGCGATTTGGCACTTCCATCAGCCACCAATGGCTTCGCAATAACCGGAAACTTCAACGTCTCCCAAGCGTGCCGATCAGAAAGATTCTCCTTATCGTAAATCACAATCTGCTCCGGAATCCCGAACGACTCGTTGTGATTTTCAATCTTCAGCTCCGATACCACCTGAAGCATAGAAATCCTGTTGTGAAGCCTCTCAATCGCGTCAAGTGAGTCCAAAATCACCACATTAGGGTTAACAACCCTGAAATTCTCGAGTTTCTTCCTCCAATCCGCACTATACAGCTTGTGAAGAACGCAATCAAAGGATCCTTGATCAACAAGCGGCTTGTCCATATCGATCCGTACAAGATCGATACCTCTCGATTCAGCAAGCCTCACTAACGAATCTCGTATGAAACTCCGTCGTTTCTTCGGTAAAAGTGCATACCCGATACAGAATCTTCGTCCGATTTCCGCCATTGACACCAAGAACAAGAAACAGAAATGAGAACAACACTCATAAGAACAGGTACAGGAAGGTAAAATCTACAGAGAAATTCAACAATTTTCCGTCTAGAATTGTGATTATAGAGTTTCGTTTCGATTTGAAGGAGGAAAAAACGGTTGAGATGAAATTGGAAGAACCGAAACAGAGAGAAGAAAAGACGGAGGAATTcgggaaagaagaagagaaacgGAGGGGTATATATAGCGTGGATAAAACGAGAGTGCGAGGGATATGGGTTTTGATAAAATAACCCGCCATAGTAAGAACGGTCAAAAACCATAGTGTACACGTGGCATATTCTTTTACGATATGCGGATTCGCGTCACGAGATAACACCACGGGTACGCCCTTGGTCAACCGCTGTTCAAACCAGGAAATGGAACATTATATAtacatcaaaaaaaaaaataaaaaataaaaaataaattataaacggccaaaaagagtttagccaaatGTTGAGAATTAAAGTCGGGTttgataattctttttctatagtcattattttttcttagcaaaattttgagaatttaaaaaaatttccaaaaaagttgtttttattttgaaatttgactaagaattcaactattgtaaaGAAATATGCAATTATTCTAAGATTgataaaataggcttaatttacaaaaacaaataaaaaaccaaatgattatcaaacgaagattcatggtttaaatttttcatttccatgtgtattttaaaaagttttaggGTAATGTTGGACGTTCAAGGccaaaataaacataatttaattgTCATCAAATATATAATACTAGTATCGAGATTAAAGGTCCGATCCTCTCAACCTCTCATAGTATAAAAAACAACTCCTGGTTCAATATTAGATTCAGACTCGAAATTTGGATTCAAACTTGACGACTCCCATATTTTTATGCATTCCCTGCAACATCGTAACATCACATCATTCATTCTATTTTAACTTCAAAGTTGAATGGGTTTAGCCTATAACACTCTTATGTTGGACTACCTTCTagaaaattttatagaaaacaTGTAATTGAGGATAATGTATTGATTTGTGATGATAgtattcaattttaaaagtttttcaagACAAGCAAGGAATTGCTTAAGGGAAAGGTATACCGAAAGAACCTGTATTAACTTCacagtttttttaattattattttcaagacttaaatattgatttttatctttttaagttGATAATGTGGtagaatattttaattattgttatttaaaaattttaaatttaagaattttcTTTCTTGTGTTTTAGCGTTAGACGACGTGGTTAAAATCGAAAgaaaatactttaattttaatttaataataattaatatattcaaCTACATCATCAacttaaaatgattaaattaacatatttgagagtaattttaaaatagctaaaatcacttttatcattcTCAAAATCACCATGAAACGTGTTTTTAAtccttcaaaatcaattttgatgataacaaaattgcatttaaaagtgtaaaattgaaaagtaaatttatttttgttagatATTATGTGGTTGGCGATATTTTTTTAAGTGCCACAGATGTTATCCGAAATGTCTCCGTATTGGTGATTTTCTAACAAATGGATGATTTCCAGAATGGTTGTTTCTGCAAAATACTTTCCTTATCGAAATTATCCTTTAGCAATGCTGATTGTcaatctttttcctttttatgggGCGATTGTTTTAGAAGTTAGGGTTTTATTTCCATTTATCCGTTGTGCATATTTAAAGGACATTTAATCTTTCAACTAGGGTTGGCGGTTTGTTTTGAAGACCAACGTTGTGTTCTACTGTTGTAAGTGTTTGGTCTCATTTTGGATTACAATTGTAGCAAGAAGAAAGAGTTGTATTGTTTTGAGACATACTCCAAGTTGCTCACTGCTTGTGTATTGTGATTTATCTAAGAAGGGATTCTCTAGCTGGGGCTCTCAAGCTTAAGAGGAGCCTAAGCTATTCGAGTAAAGGGGACTTTGTTCCAAGAAGAAAAGATATAGTTCAAGTGAGTGGGAGTCTCACGAATTGAGGGGTCGCTTGAGTTTTGCAAAGAGAAAGTCTCGGTCTTAGGGAGAGTCTAAGACATTCTTCACTAATACCATAACTTAAAAGGAGCTTGAGTTACCACGAGAGGGAGTCTTAAACCTAGGCGAAACCTAAGTGAATGGTTGAGTGATCGAGTTGTTCGGGAGttattataattgtataactattacaaataagtactatgttgtaattgtttatcattgatattagtGAAGCTATCTTTCCTAGGCACACTGCCCCTCAAGCATAGATAGTTTACACCGAACTGGGTTACCAATCTTTGGTgttcttttatatactttttatttttgatcATTATTGTGTGGAATGTTGTAATTTTGTCTGTAACATTGTTAACGTACAGTAGATACCTCCTCATATGTTTAAACTTTGAGTGATTAAAAGTGTATtttcgagtgattttaaaaacgataaaagtgattttgacaattttaaaatcactctcaaacatacACTTAAGCTACACcagtttgaaaataataaaaaccgTGTCCAAACAGCCCTATATATTCAAAAGTTACCGTAAGGATAAAGAAATGTTAACATTGggaaccaaaaacaaaattatttcaaaactcATGAGCTAAGgcctcgtttggtaactatttcgttttttatttttttaaaattaaacttatttcctcCCCATTTCTTGCAAtagtttgcatctttcttaagtacaatggttaaattcttcacaaatttcaaaaacaataacaagtttttaaaaactactttttttagtttttaaaatttgacttagttttttaaatcatcaatatagataacaaattaagaaatttaaagataaaagtagtgtctatagacttaattttaaaaaaaaaaaatcaaaactaaatagttaccaaatgaggTCTAAGATATTGTATATTAAAACTCAAATACCCAAATATAACTTAAGTCAAACTTCAGTCCCAAAAGCGTATTTCcccataaatataaattttattttagttaaattatacaaaatatacGTTCCAATTATGCTCTCGTagactttaaattttcaattttacctTTTTATTCGTTAAAATGATTAATAAAAATTCACATGGCAATAGATGCAAAAACACTTGAAGGTATGCATGACACtgttttaaaatatcatttatgttaAATTTACGTAGGAAGATatatttggagtgattttgaagcaattaaaataattttcgtcattttctaaaatcactcccaaaatatttttaaccatTTATAATCAAGTTTAATAGTAACTAAAATCGTGTTTAAAGTATAGATATggatatttaattgattttgaataattaaacgtgtgtttcaaagtgattttgaacttaacaaaagtgattttaactatCTTGAAATCACTTTCCAAACATgcataaaattgattttattaccTATGTTGTAAATGATGTGATATCTTTTTTTGCTTAAATGAGTGATAAtgatgatttttatctttttatatggttgaaattgaattataaataatattatgtattacttattaatttttaacaattaGTTACTACATCAATTCTAATGATACAAGGCCACATCTCCGATGAAACGtaataaattaatgataatCTGAAAAGTAGATCCCATTTAATTATGTGGTATTGTTTACTTGTATTTCGTATCCATACTCATATCTGGGCCCACTTTtgaatttgtaataaaaaattatcatcCATTTAAGAACCCAAGGCTAACCAATTTTATTGcgttttaaaattactttacCATTACTattaccattttggttattattaCGGTTATGGTACTGCTGCAACATGAGAACCACAAAATCTATTAGTTATAGTTATTGTTACGATAATGATAACGGTAATGGTAAATTGACAggttcataattctaaataaacgtGATCAAATGCAATTCAATCACATTTTCTATTGTAGCCCATTACGATTATctatcaatgaaatttcattatgattatatcaatttttattacaaATTGATAAAGGTGACCTAATTTAAACTCATCTATAACGCCAGGAAGTACTTTGTatacccattttttttttacctttttactctttttttaatgTGATATATAACTTTTGAGGAAATGGTTTCTTCTTatgttaattaaaatattgttttaatcttgaaattttcaaaatgtattaTTATACTtcaaaatttctccttcaaaAGTTactgtctattattgatagaaaatgacatttttctatatttataaataaattggttcattttattatatttaaaaaaaagaaagaaagaaaggatcAAAAGTGTCGTAGAGGCTGTTGCAGGCAGATGCCTAACTTTTATCACATGCTTCGTGATTCCCCCCTCAAAAAAACGGGTGGAAAATGAATGTCAATACTTTTTCTTGGAACAATTAAAAATGTTGCGGAGGAGTGGGTTGGGTGGTGCGTGACTCCTTTGGATCTCTAAAAGGAGTGGGCTTTAGGAAGACTCTACATGAATGGCACATCAAGCTTCTCAAAGCTCAAGCAATTATCGATGAGcttactttttttcttcttctgatATGCCTCTCACTCCTTTCTATCTTGGTTGAATCTGATGCTAGGGAGAATTTGATAAATTACTGCTTGGTTAATTTTATTGAGGTAAAGGAAGCAGTTGAGAAAATTTAAGCTTTGCCGAGTAGGTTGGGTCTTATTTCCTTCTCGTATTATCCTTATATATGTAACAAAGTTGCTCAGTATGCTGTTGGGTTCGAAATTTTTTGGCTTTTTTTATTCTTCCAACTTAGAAGACATTGAACGTTGTTGGTCTTCAGGTTTCCCATATTGGAATTTGGATGTAAGTATCGATGACTTGTTTTCTTTCCCCTTTGAGGTGGACTTTTATAAATTCGCttttcaaaaaaagaagaaaaaatctatttttcttattcttttaggattaaaataaatattctaaAGCATTTGATAGAACAGatataaaagttaaaagaaccaaaataaaaagCTTAAGACTTAAAttcaagtaaaattataaattttcaataaaagtattgGTCTTATTTCCATGTATATATACCCACATACa comes from the Benincasa hispida cultivar B227 chromosome 5, ASM972705v1, whole genome shotgun sequence genome and includes:
- the LOC120078525 gene encoding inositol-tetrakisphosphate 1-kinase 1-like → MAEIGRRFCIGYALLPKKRRSFIRDSLVRLAESRGIDLVRIDMDKPLVDQGSFDCVLHKLYSADWRKKLENFRVVNPNVVILDSLDAIERLHNRISMLQVVSELKIENHNESFGIPEQIVIYDKENLSDRHAWETLKFPVIAKPLVADGSAKSHKMALVFNHDGLNKLKPPIILQQFVNHGGVIFKVYVAGEHVKCVKRKSLPDISEEKLESVEGLQSFSQVSNLTNHERVDEKYYQMMQLDDTEMPPSSFVTDIAKGLRHALKLNLFNFDMMRDSRNQNRYLIVDINYFPGFAKMPGYEKILTDFLSDIMRRKDRELVKAWFEHDASDPTAFDKSYIEREK